Proteins encoded together in one Numida meleagris isolate 19003 breed g44 Domestic line chromosome 17, NumMel1.0, whole genome shotgun sequence window:
- the LOC110407182 gene encoding urotensin-2 receptor-like encodes MEPNGTAAAGDNGTTGGGGPPEGGPLLIPSDFGTVLSVMYVAGVAGNVYTLVVMCHSARCAAPMYSSIVSLALADLLYLSTIPFIVCTYLAQDWYFGDLGCRILLSLDLLTMHASIFTLTLMCTERYLAVTRPLDTLKRSRGYRKVTAGAVWSVSLLLTLPMMLMVTLTEGSKAEGKVKRMCAPTWSVDAYRTYLTVLFSTSIMAPGIIIGFLYTRLARTYLESQRNPPHKEKSKRSPRQKVLIMIFSIVLVFWACFLPFWIWQLVRLYSSPLQLTTQTQKCINYLVTCLTYSNSCINPFLYTLLTKNYREYLRNRHRNFYRFTSSFRKRGSNLQCSWGRSMSSSNQYDYSSEALGMATLKDK; translated from the coding sequence aTGGAGCCCAACGggacggcggcggcgggggACAACGGGACGACGGGCGGTGGCGGCCCCCCCGAGGGCGGCCCTCTGCTCATCCCGTCGGACTTCGGGACGGTGCTGTCGGTGATGTACGTGGCCGGGGTGGCGGGCAACGTGTACACGCTGGTGGTGATGTGCCACTCGGCGCGCTGCGCCGCCCCCATGTACAGCTCCATCGTCAGCCTGGCCCTGGCCGACCTGCTCTACCTCTCCACCATCCCCTTCATCGTCTGCACCTACCTGGCCCAGGACTGGTACTTCGGGGACCTGGGGTGCCGCATCCTGCTCAGCCTGGACCTGCTCACCATGCACGCCAGCATCTTCACCCTCACCTTGATGTGCACCGAGCGCTACCTGGCCGTCACGCGGCCCCTGGACACCCTGAAGCGCTCGCGCGGCTACAGGAAGGTGACGGCGGGCGCCGTCTGGTCCGTGTCGCTGCTCCTCACGCTGCCCATGATGCTGATGGTCACCCTGACCGAGGGGAGCAAGGCGGAGGGCAAGGTGAAGAGGATGTGCGCGCCCACCTGGAGCGTGGACGCCTACCGGACCTACCTGACGGTGCTGTTCAGCACCAGCATCATGGCCCCGGGCATCATCATCGGCTTCCTCTACACGCGCCTGGCCAGGACCTACCTGGAGTCCCAGCGGAACCCGCCCCACAAGGAGAAGAGCAAGAGGTCCCCGCGGCAGAAGGTCCTCATCATGATTTTCAGCATCGTGCTGGTCTTCTGGGCCTGCTTCCTGCCTTTTTGGATCTGGCAGCTGGTGCGACTCTACAGCAGCCCCCTGCAGCtcaccacccaaacccaaaaGTGCATTAACTACCTGGTGACCTGCCTGACCTACAGCAACAGCTGCATCAACCCCTTCCTCTACACCCTGCTCACCAAAAACTACCGGGAGTACCTGCGCAACAGGCACCGCAACTTCTACAGGTTCACCTCCTCCTTTCGCAAGAGGGGCTCCAACCTGCAGTGCTCCTGGGGACGCTCCATGTCCTCCAGCAACCAGTACGACTACAGCTCGGAGGCCCTGGGCATGGCCACGCTGAAGGACaagtga